Proteins from a genomic interval of Sphingobacterium lactis:
- a CDS encoding D-alanine--D-alanine ligase family protein has product MKTKVALITGGYTGESEISYKSSAFVYSQIDKEKYDVYVIDITVADWTYTDDAGQKHTINREDFSLSIQGEQVKFDVAFIILHGTPGEDGRLQGYFDMIGVPYTSCGALTSALTMNKGYTKAIIQDIPNLNVAQSVLLFDVDRANGEDIVQQKLKLPLFVKPNAGGSSIGMNKVNAWSELGKALDEAYDAEGTGQQVLVEEFVSGREFSQGIYRDAQGLLQVLPATEVITTREFFDYIAKYTPGLTQEITPADLRPEQKEQADALVREIYIRLNCKGMVRVDFFIQKETEDFYFIEINTIPGQTAQSFIPQQVRASGRTETAFYGELIEAALLKR; this is encoded by the coding sequence ATGAAAACTAAAGTAGCTTTAATTACCGGCGGTTATACTGGAGAATCGGAGATCTCCTATAAAAGTTCCGCCTTTGTTTACTCCCAAATCGATAAGGAAAAGTATGATGTCTATGTCATCGATATCACGGTAGCTGATTGGACCTATACCGATGATGCCGGCCAGAAACATACTATTAATCGCGAGGATTTCTCGCTTTCGATCCAAGGGGAGCAGGTCAAGTTCGATGTTGCCTTTATCATCCTGCACGGTACTCCGGGCGAGGATGGTCGTTTACAGGGTTATTTCGATATGATCGGAGTGCCATACACATCCTGTGGCGCATTGACATCCGCACTGACCATGAACAAAGGGTATACAAAAGCTATTATCCAGGACATTCCCAACTTAAACGTTGCGCAGTCCGTATTGTTATTTGATGTCGATCGCGCCAATGGGGAGGATATCGTGCAGCAAAAGCTGAAACTTCCTTTATTTGTCAAGCCGAATGCAGGCGGCAGCAGTATAGGTATGAATAAAGTGAATGCATGGTCCGAATTGGGCAAGGCATTGGACGAAGCCTATGATGCAGAAGGAACAGGACAGCAGGTACTTGTCGAGGAATTCGTGAGTGGCCGTGAATTTTCGCAGGGGATCTACCGCGATGCCCAGGGCCTACTGCAGGTGCTACCAGCTACCGAAGTGATCACCACCCGTGAATTCTTTGATTACATTGCCAAATATACACCGGGTTTAACCCAGGAAATAACACCTGCGGATCTGCGGCCTGAACAAAAAGAGCAAGCCGATGCGCTGGTTCGGGAGATTTATATCCGTCTGAACTGTAAAGGTATGGTCCGTGTGGACTTCTTCATCCAGAAGGAAACGGAAGACTTCTATTTTATTGAGATCAATACCATTCCGGGGCAAACAGCACAGAGCTTTATTCCACAGCAGGTCCGTGCTTCCGGGCGTACGGAAACTGCGTTCTATGGTGAATTGATTGAAGCGGCACTGCTAAAGCGCTAA
- a CDS encoding M14 family metallopeptidase: MKKIYGLLGLLILLCLLVQPTCAQQITTPKEHFGFQIGDDYHLANFTETERYFKKIAEQSDRIQYHSIGKTEEGRDQCMLIISSPENLAKLDTYQDISRKMARAEIPEAEAQALAEQGKAVVWIDGGLHSNEVVGMHQLIQTAHVLASKIDAETQHILQNTIILLVHANPDGQELVSNWYMREKQPEKRSTSFVPVLYQKYAGHDNNRDFFMLNLKESQNMARQLFVEWIPQIMYNHHQTAPAGAVVAGAPYRDPFNYVFDPLLMSGIDALGAAMASRLNAEGKPGYTAKDGSVFSTWYNGGLRTTTYFHNMTGLLTEIIGNPTPFEIPLVPARLIPNNDTQNPVLPQVWHFQQSIDYSLSLNYAVLNYASRHKDEVLMNIYRMGRNSIDRGSKDFWPLSPSKVAIIDSALQQARRKDERTPLKREQERALLDKVFQNKDLRDPRAYIIAPDQEDYGKAITFLNALIQNGIEVQQATASFSAAGKRYPAKTYVIKTDQAFRPHILDMFEPQDHPDDFQYPGGPPIPPYDAAGWTLAYLMDIKFDRIMDELPGPFQKLPIGQTIEKAVIESPKAKFVQLPVSVNDSYTMVNEQLKKGKKVWRDQESGHFILENANDLVLTQSGIGMRNLPKGSKPLQPKRIALWDTYGGSMPSGWLRLLLERHGYAFDVVYPGDIDKGTLAEQYDILILPGNSIPRLAPLGNSRYQGQSNTAMPANIPAEHQAKWGRLTVEKSIPVLRQFIKSGGKIITIGNSSDLAQHLQLGIESHLVDESKKPLQRTQFYTPGSVLTAQVNRDHPGTWGYQDQVDVYYSNDNLFRITDTEIKPLLWFNSANVLKSGWSWGQHYLKDAVLAFDAPVGKGRLITFGNDITFRAQTHGTFKLLFNQLH; encoded by the coding sequence ATGAAAAAAATATATGGTCTCCTGGGCCTATTGATTCTTTTGTGCCTGTTGGTGCAGCCGACCTGTGCACAACAGATCACAACCCCCAAGGAACATTTCGGTTTTCAGATTGGCGACGATTACCACTTGGCCAACTTCACGGAAACAGAACGTTATTTCAAGAAAATTGCCGAACAGTCTGACCGCATTCAGTACCATAGCATCGGAAAAACAGAGGAAGGTCGCGACCAATGCATGCTGATCATCAGTTCTCCTGAAAACCTCGCAAAACTGGATACCTACCAAGACATTTCCCGAAAGATGGCGCGTGCGGAGATCCCTGAGGCAGAAGCCCAGGCATTGGCAGAGCAGGGAAAAGCCGTAGTCTGGATTGATGGCGGTCTGCATTCCAATGAGGTTGTGGGCATGCATCAATTGATTCAGACAGCCCATGTTTTGGCGTCAAAGATAGACGCAGAGACACAACATATCCTCCAGAATACCATCATCCTTTTGGTTCATGCCAACCCGGACGGTCAAGAATTGGTAAGCAATTGGTACATGCGGGAGAAACAACCTGAGAAAAGATCCACCAGTTTTGTCCCTGTTCTGTACCAGAAATATGCAGGCCATGACAACAACCGGGATTTCTTTATGCTGAACCTGAAGGAATCACAGAATATGGCTCGACAACTGTTCGTGGAGTGGATTCCGCAGATCATGTATAACCATCACCAAACGGCACCTGCCGGTGCTGTGGTTGCCGGTGCGCCCTACCGCGACCCTTTCAACTATGTATTCGACCCGCTCCTGATGTCAGGTATAGATGCCCTTGGTGCAGCAATGGCTTCACGCCTGAATGCGGAAGGAAAACCTGGCTATACCGCCAAGGATGGCTCCGTGTTTTCCACCTGGTACAATGGCGGATTACGGACGACGACCTATTTTCATAACATGACCGGACTCCTAACAGAGATTATCGGAAACCCCACCCCATTCGAAATCCCGTTGGTACCAGCGCGGCTAATCCCAAACAACGACACCCAGAATCCGGTATTGCCACAAGTTTGGCATTTCCAACAATCCATAGACTATTCCCTTTCGCTGAACTATGCAGTTCTGAATTATGCGAGCCGCCATAAGGACGAGGTATTGATGAACATCTATCGCATGGGCAGAAACTCCATTGACCGTGGCTCAAAAGATTTTTGGCCATTGTCGCCGAGCAAGGTAGCCATCATCGACAGCGCTTTGCAGCAAGCCCGCAGAAAAGATGAACGGACGCCCTTGAAAAGGGAACAGGAAAGGGCACTCTTGGATAAAGTTTTCCAGAATAAAGACCTTCGCGACCCGCGCGCCTATATCATCGCTCCCGACCAAGAGGATTACGGCAAGGCCATCACATTCCTGAATGCCCTGATCCAGAACGGGATCGAAGTACAACAGGCGACCGCAAGTTTTTCAGCCGCAGGCAAGCGATATCCGGCCAAGACGTACGTCATCAAAACCGATCAAGCTTTCCGCCCGCATATTTTGGATATGTTCGAACCGCAGGATCACCCGGATGACTTCCAATACCCCGGTGGTCCCCCAATCCCTCCATATGATGCTGCAGGCTGGACACTGGCCTATCTGATGGACATCAAGTTCGATCGGATCATGGACGAGCTACCTGGCCCGTTCCAGAAATTACCGATCGGTCAGACCATTGAAAAAGCGGTGATCGAAAGTCCCAAGGCCAAGTTCGTGCAGCTCCCGGTTTCGGTTAACGATAGCTATACCATGGTCAACGAACAGTTAAAAAAGGGCAAAAAGGTTTGGCGGGATCAGGAAAGCGGGCATTTTATTCTAGAGAATGCAAATGATCTGGTACTGACACAATCCGGTATCGGAATGCGCAATTTACCAAAGGGCAGCAAACCACTCCAGCCGAAGCGAATTGCCTTATGGGATACCTATGGCGGGAGCATGCCATCGGGCTGGCTACGTCTTTTATTGGAGCGCCATGGTTATGCATTTGATGTTGTTTATCCCGGAGATATCGACAAAGGAACGCTTGCAGAACAATACGACATCTTAATCCTCCCCGGCAATTCCATTCCGCGCCTCGCACCATTGGGCAATTCCCGCTATCAGGGGCAATCCAATACGGCGATGCCCGCGAATATCCCTGCCGAACATCAGGCAAAATGGGGTCGTTTGACTGTAGAAAAGAGTATTCCTGTCCTTCGGCAGTTCATAAAATCGGGGGGAAAGATCATCACGATCGGCAACAGCAGCGACCTGGCGCAACACCTGCAATTGGGGATTGAGAGCCATTTGGTGGACGAATCCAAGAAACCGCTACAGCGCACGCAATTCTATACCCCTGGCTCCGTACTCACCGCCCAAGTTAACCGGGACCATCCCGGTACATGGGGCTATCAGGATCAGGTCGATGTGTATTACAGCAATGACAACCTGTTCCGCATCACCGACACGGAAATCAAACCATTGTTGTGGTTCAATTCGGCAAACGTGCTGAAAAGCGGTTGGTCCTGGGGCCAACACTACTTAAAGGATGCAGTATTGGCATTCGATGCGCCTGTCGGAAAAGGGAGGTTGATTACCTTTGGTAACGATATAACCTTTAGGGCACAGACACACGGTACGTTTAAATTGCTTTTCAACCAGCTCCATTAA
- a CDS encoding N-acetylglucosamine kinase, protein MILVADSGSSRSDWMLHLPDSKPLRFSTKGLNPFFVSEKEIATILTEVPEIIPYTKEVKEVYFFGAGCSTPDRREIVSNALTQIFPASFISVESDLLGSAYATFGLEKGLISNIGTGSDISFYDGEMLSPSLHGNGYVLGDEGSGAWFGKQLITAYLYETMPRDLMRKFKEVHPITKDIIIRHVYQKDRPNAYLASFAEFMSANISHPYIDNLLRNGFDEFVRTNIMTYPEFWEHECHFVGGIAYYFDLHLREVCNLHGVRIGKILKNPIEELFHFVVDRELKINI, encoded by the coding sequence ATGATTTTAGTTGCAGATAGCGGGTCCTCACGATCTGATTGGATGCTCCATCTTCCAGATAGTAAACCATTACGATTCAGTACCAAGGGCCTTAATCCATTTTTTGTCTCAGAGAAGGAAATTGCGACCATCTTGACCGAGGTTCCGGAAATCATTCCCTATACCAAGGAGGTCAAGGAGGTGTATTTCTTTGGCGCCGGGTGTTCCACGCCGGACCGTCGGGAGATCGTTTCCAACGCGTTGACACAGATTTTTCCGGCATCGTTCATTTCTGTGGAAAGTGACCTGTTGGGCTCAGCCTATGCGACCTTCGGATTGGAGAAGGGGCTAATTTCCAATATCGGTACCGGTTCGGATATCAGTTTTTACGATGGCGAGATGCTGTCGCCAAGCTTGCATGGCAATGGCTATGTTCTTGGTGATGAAGGATCGGGTGCCTGGTTCGGAAAGCAACTGATAACCGCCTACCTATATGAAACCATGCCGCGCGACCTGATGCGCAAGTTCAAAGAGGTGCACCCCATAACCAAGGATATCATCATCCGCCACGTCTATCAAAAGGACCGCCCGAATGCTTATTTGGCTTCCTTCGCGGAATTTATGTCCGCCAATATATCCCACCCCTATATCGATAACCTATTGCGGAACGGATTCGATGAGTTCGTCCGGACCAATATCATGACCTATCCCGAATTTTGGGAACATGAATGTCATTTTGTGGGCGGAATTGCCTATTACTTCGATCTCCATTTAAGAGAGGTATGTAATTTGCATGGAGTAAGAATCGGGAAGATCCTTAAGAACCCTATAGAGGAGCTCTTCCATTTTGTGGTCGATAGGGAATTGAAAATTAATATTTAA
- a CDS encoding glutathione peroxidase → MVVSMIMFFTMLFQQPTVYDFSFTSLDGKQVNLADFKGKQLLIVNTASKCGFTKQYKELQELHEQYGDKLVVIGFPSDNFGGQEFADNQAIAEFCEKNFGVNFILAEKSDVKGEHISPLFKYLTSAENPDFKGDIKWNFEKFLIGKDGKLVHRYRSKTNPMDAEITKQII, encoded by the coding sequence ATGGTAGTTAGCATGATTATGTTCTTTACGATGCTGTTCCAGCAGCCTACGGTGTATGATTTCTCCTTTACCTCGCTGGATGGGAAGCAAGTCAACCTTGCTGATTTCAAGGGTAAGCAACTGCTGATCGTGAACACTGCGTCCAAATGCGGATTCACAAAGCAATACAAGGAATTACAGGAACTGCACGAACAGTACGGTGATAAATTGGTGGTAATCGGTTTCCCTTCCGATAATTTCGGAGGTCAGGAATTTGCGGATAACCAAGCCATTGCGGAATTCTGCGAAAAGAATTTTGGCGTAAATTTCATCCTTGCGGAGAAATCCGATGTAAAAGGGGAGCATATCAGTCCGTTGTTCAAATACCTGACTTCTGCTGAAAATCCAGATTTCAAAGGCGACATCAAATGGAACTTTGAGAAATTTTTGATCGGTAAAGATGGTAAATTGGTGCATCGATACCGCTCCAAGACAAATCCTATGGATGCCGAGATTACAAAGCAGATCATATAA
- a CDS encoding thymidine kinase, producing the protein MLFSEHNFHDRRGRVGSIEVICGSMFSGKTEELIRRLKRAQFAKLPVEIFKPEIDVRYGVNEVVSHDSNSIPSTPVSNSSAILLLSADTKVVGIDEAQFFDEELPNVCVELANRGIRVIVAGLDMDYLGKPFGPIPAIMAIAEDVTKVHAVCMQCGAPANYSYRLQDSDARVLLGEKESYEPRCRSCYYKLNER; encoded by the coding sequence ATGCTGTTTTCTGAACATAATTTCCATGATCGTCGCGGCCGAGTTGGCAGCATCGAGGTTATCTGTGGATCTATGTTTTCTGGAAAAACAGAGGAGCTGATCCGCCGCTTGAAAAGGGCGCAATTTGCCAAGCTGCCGGTGGAGATTTTCAAGCCGGAGATCGATGTCCGCTATGGTGTCAATGAAGTGGTATCGCATGATAGCAATTCCATTCCATCCACACCGGTGAGCAATTCATCTGCGATCCTTCTGCTGAGTGCCGACACCAAAGTTGTCGGAATCGATGAAGCCCAGTTCTTTGATGAAGAACTGCCCAATGTATGTGTTGAGCTGGCCAACCGCGGGATACGCGTGATAGTTGCCGGATTGGACATGGACTACCTCGGAAAACCATTCGGACCCATTCCTGCGATCATGGCCATTGCCGAAGATGTCACCAAGGTGCATGCCGTATGCATGCAGTGCGGCGCTCCTGCAAACTATTCCTATCGCTTACAGGATAGCGATGCCCGTGTCCTTCTCGGTGAAAAGGAAAGTTATGAACCCCGGTGCAGAAGCTGTTATTACAAACTGAACGAACGATAA
- a CDS encoding YbaB/EbfC family nucleoid-associated protein has protein sequence MFDKLFEAQKQAEEIKMRLDHISVSGEAEGGKVRVIASANKEIREVVIDPEFLKEADKEELEEILVVALNKALTQAESISQAEMQAASQSLLGGLGGLGNLFGNK, from the coding sequence ATGTTTGATAAATTATTTGAAGCGCAGAAACAAGCGGAGGAAATTAAAATGAGGTTAGACCATATCTCTGTTTCGGGTGAAGCAGAAGGTGGCAAGGTACGGGTGATTGCCTCGGCCAATAAAGAGATCCGAGAAGTGGTTATCGACCCTGAATTCTTGAAGGAAGCGGATAAGGAAGAGTTGGAGGAAATCTTGGTGGTTGCCTTGAACAAGGCCCTTACACAGGCGGAAAGCATCAGCCAGGCCGAGATGCAAGCAGCATCCCAGAGTTTATTGGGTGGCCTCGGTGGATTGGGTAACTTATTTGGAAATAAATAA
- a CDS encoding metal-dependent hydrolase, with amino-acid sequence MMKVTYYGQSCVEFDFDGTKVLLDPFVTYNPLAKDVKLADIKPDYIFLSHGHQDHVADMLAVQQQSGATVAAVVETAAWVRRQGVEEDKVIEYNLGGTLDLPFGKVKMVYAAHTNSTPDGEYGGFPVGYVFFLKGKTIYFAGDTALTMEMKLLERHNIDWAFLPIGGHYTMDAGDAIIAAEFVNCDKVFGIHYDSFPPIKIDKQQVEKQFAEAGISLSLPKIGETINL; translated from the coding sequence ATGATGAAAGTAACTTATTACGGACAGTCCTGTGTGGAATTTGATTTTGATGGTACGAAGGTTCTTTTGGATCCATTCGTAACGTATAATCCATTGGCCAAGGATGTTAAATTGGCGGATATCAAACCCGATTATATCTTTTTGAGCCATGGTCACCAAGATCATGTTGCGGATATGTTGGCTGTTCAGCAACAGAGCGGAGCTACTGTTGCGGCGGTGGTTGAAACGGCAGCATGGGTACGCCGTCAGGGGGTGGAAGAAGATAAAGTCATCGAATATAACCTAGGTGGAACATTGGACCTGCCCTTCGGCAAGGTGAAAATGGTCTATGCAGCGCACACCAACAGCACGCCAGATGGTGAATACGGTGGGTTTCCTGTGGGATATGTATTCTTTCTGAAGGGAAAGACCATTTATTTTGCCGGTGATACCGCCCTGACCATGGAAATGAAACTGCTGGAACGCCACAATATCGATTGGGCATTCTTGCCCATCGGCGGACATTATACCATGGATGCAGGGGATGCCATTATTGCGGCGGAATTCGTGAACTGCGATAAGGTGTTCGGGATTCATTACGATTCTTTCCCTCCGATCAAGATCGATAAGCAACAGGTTGAAAAGCAATTTGCGGAAGCCGGAATATCCCTGTCGCTTCCAAAAATTGGCGAAACGATAAACTTATAA
- a CDS encoding N-acetylglucosamine kinase yields the protein MIIIADGGSTKTNWCLLDDNNKKIYFNTEGYNPYFVDSEYIIASLKKGLPQDIPYDKITEVNYYGAGVHNEEKAKIVEDAIQAVFPNSKVEVGHDLLAAARALLGTNAGFAAILGTGTNTCIYDGKDITHNIDSAAYILGDEGSGSYIGKKLLVDFIRGLMPKDVADVFYETYKLTPDEIMDNVYTKPLANRFCASFSKFVYDNNVNIQYTRQIVEDAFEAFFKNLVSQYPDYQSYTFNCIGSVGYNFRNVLEDKASQYGMKVGKILRSPIDDLVQFHINRSKTVA from the coding sequence ATGATAATCATTGCAGATGGAGGGTCTACAAAAACAAACTGGTGTTTGTTAGATGATAACAACAAGAAAATCTACTTCAACACCGAGGGATACAACCCTTATTTTGTAGATAGCGAGTACATTATTGCATCCCTAAAGAAAGGACTACCTCAGGATATCCCTTACGATAAGATTACGGAAGTAAATTATTACGGAGCGGGCGTGCATAACGAAGAAAAGGCAAAGATTGTGGAGGACGCTATTCAAGCTGTTTTCCCGAATTCTAAAGTTGAAGTTGGTCACGATTTATTAGCGGCTGCACGTGCACTTTTGGGTACGAATGCTGGATTTGCTGCGATTCTGGGTACCGGTACGAATACGTGTATCTATGATGGTAAAGACATCACGCACAACATCGATTCAGCGGCTTATATCTTGGGTGACGAAGGATCCGGTAGCTATATCGGTAAGAAACTATTGGTTGATTTCATCCGTGGTTTGATGCCGAAAGATGTTGCCGATGTGTTCTATGAAACATACAAGCTTACTCCTGATGAAATCATGGACAATGTGTACACCAAGCCTTTGGCAAACCGTTTCTGTGCGAGCTTCAGCAAATTTGTATATGATAACAACGTGAATATCCAATATACACGTCAGATTGTTGAAGATGCTTTCGAAGCTTTCTTCAAGAACTTGGTGAGTCAATACCCAGATTACCAGTCTTACACATTTAACTGTATCGGTTCTGTAGGTTACAACTTCAGAAATGTATTGGAAGATAAAGCCAGTCAGTACGGCATGAAAGTAGGCAAGATCCTACGTTCTCCGATCGATGATTTGGTACAGTTCCATATCAACAGATCTAAAACAGTTGCCTAA
- a CDS encoding MFS transporter: protein MNNQQTQTNYPALYTLIVVFFFWGFIAAGNSVFIPFCKNYFHLDQFQSQLIDFAFYSAYYIGALLLFIFGTIGGKDLVGKWGYKRSIVYGLLFSALGAAAMIVAVEVNVYTGMLIGLFIVALGFSLQQTAANSFAVLLGDPKTGASRVNLGGGINSLGTTIGPLIVGFALFGTFETISDAEIANLPLNKVVYLYIGVGLLFILAAGLFHFSKKVPPGYNLEDMEPANKARTTLITMTILLLCAFIPVFTSYKSETALHILDLKEQAALSNDQGLLAQIKELTHGLEIKRMFWLLGALAVVVGGLLFAYKSASKKPEGWGALKYPQLVLGMLALFVYVGIEVAIGSNLGELLTLDEFGNLQSSQITPYVSMYWGGMMIGRWAGAIAAFDFSTSKKKILTIIVPLIAFTIIIGVNSLAGFDMSVLYYFIVCVALQILAFFISKDKPVRTLIIFGTFGLLAMITGLLTSGTIAIYSFLAGGLACSIMWGSIFSLSIVGLGKYTEQGSGFLVMMILGGGIIPPIQGKLSDIIGIHNSYIVPVIGFLYIIVFAIMVRKFLTKQGIDIDGIEAEGGH, encoded by the coding sequence ATGAATAACCAACAAACTCAAACAAATTATCCCGCACTGTACACCTTAATTGTGGTGTTCTTTTTCTGGGGGTTCATCGCCGCAGGAAACAGTGTGTTCATCCCCTTTTGTAAGAATTACTTTCACTTGGACCAATTTCAGTCCCAACTGATCGATTTCGCCTTCTACTCGGCATATTACATTGGGGCCCTTCTGCTATTTATCTTCGGCACCATCGGTGGCAAGGACCTGGTCGGCAAGTGGGGTTACAAAAGAAGTATTGTGTACGGATTGCTCTTCTCTGCACTGGGAGCTGCGGCCATGATCGTTGCCGTTGAGGTCAATGTCTATACAGGCATGCTGATCGGCCTCTTTATTGTTGCCCTGGGCTTCTCCCTGCAACAAACAGCTGCCAATTCCTTTGCAGTCCTATTGGGTGACCCGAAAACAGGCGCTTCACGCGTAAACTTGGGCGGGGGTATCAACTCGTTGGGAACAACCATTGGTCCACTGATCGTTGGCTTTGCCCTATTTGGAACGTTTGAAACCATTTCCGATGCGGAAATTGCCAATCTTCCTTTAAACAAGGTTGTTTACCTTTACATCGGTGTGGGACTCCTGTTCATCTTGGCCGCTGGTCTTTTTCACTTTTCGAAGAAAGTGCCACCGGGCTACAATTTGGAAGATATGGAGCCAGCCAACAAGGCGCGCACCACGTTGATCACCATGACCATCCTTTTATTATGTGCTTTCATTCCCGTTTTCACGTCGTACAAGTCTGAAACGGCATTGCATATTTTGGACCTGAAAGAACAGGCAGCATTGAGCAATGACCAAGGTCTGCTTGCGCAGATCAAGGAATTGACGCATGGCTTGGAGATCAAGCGTATGTTCTGGTTATTGGGTGCCTTGGCCGTGGTTGTTGGTGGATTACTATTCGCATACAAGAGTGCGAGCAAGAAACCTGAAGGATGGGGAGCCCTTAAATATCCTCAGTTGGTATTGGGTATGCTTGCCCTGTTCGTCTATGTGGGTATTGAGGTGGCCATCGGTAGTAACCTTGGGGAATTGTTGACCCTGGATGAATTCGGCAACCTGCAATCCTCTCAGATTACGCCGTATGTCTCCATGTACTGGGGCGGTATGATGATCGGCCGTTGGGCAGGAGCCATTGCAGCATTCGATTTCTCGACTTCAAAAAAGAAGATCTTAACCATTATCGTTCCTTTGATTGCCTTTACCATTATTATTGGTGTCAACTCCCTTGCCGGATTCGACATGTCGGTATTGTATTATTTCATTGTGTGCGTGGCATTACAAATCCTAGCGTTCTTTATCAGTAAGGATAAACCGGTTCGCACACTGATCATTTTCGGAACGTTCGGTTTATTGGCGATGATTACAGGTTTACTGACCTCCGGCACGATTGCCATCTATTCGTTCCTAGCGGGCGGTCTGGCGTGTTCCATCATGTGGGGTTCCATCTTCAGTTTGTCGATCGTAGGATTGGGAAAATACACCGAACAGGGTTCGGGATTCTTGGTCATGATGATCTTGGGCGGCGGTATCATCCCTCCTATCCAAGGTAAATTATCCGATATTATCGGTATTCACAACTCCTATATCGTTCCTGTAATCGGATTCCTTTACATTATTGTTTTTGCCATTATGGTTCGTAAATTCCTTACAAAACAAGGCATTGACATTGACGGTATCGAAGCCGAAGGCGGCCATTAA
- the rho gene encoding transcription termination factor Rho, which yields MDINELNTKLVSELREIAKVLGIADAEKLRKQELIDRISDIAKEAQQGEPVAVGGEEDEQANTERPRKRVRTVKAAEPVAVGRNRSQEEEQPKIDFPSKPAAEPATPESPATPSPEPTAKASSQTDFDNVIVNEGVLEIMADGYGFLRSSDYNYLTSPDDIYVSQSQIKLFGLKTGDNVRGCIRPPKEGEKYFPLVRVEAINGQDPAEVRDRVPFDYLTPLFPDEKLNLDLGPGNYSTRIMDLFTPIGKGQRGLIVAQPKTGKTNLLKEVANAIAKNHPEVYLIILLIDERPEEVTDMARSVRAEVVSSTFDEPADRHVKIANIVLEKAKRMVECGHDVVILLDSITRLARAYNTVAPASGKILSGGVDANALHKPKRFFGAARNIENGGSLTILATALTETGSKMDEVIFEEFKGTGNMELQLDRKLSNKRIFPAIDLTASSTRRDDLLVDRDELQRLWVLRNHLADMNSQEAMEFLLTQMRGTKSNSEFLISMNG from the coding sequence ATGGATATTAATGAATTGAATACGAAACTCGTGTCTGAATTGCGCGAGATTGCGAAAGTTTTAGGCATTGCAGATGCTGAAAAGCTTAGAAAACAAGAGTTAATTGATCGTATTTCTGACATTGCCAAAGAAGCTCAACAGGGCGAACCTGTTGCGGTAGGTGGTGAAGAAGACGAGCAAGCGAACACCGAGCGTCCGCGTAAGCGTGTCCGTACGGTAAAGGCTGCGGAGCCTGTGGCTGTCGGAAGAAACAGAAGCCAAGAAGAAGAGCAACCGAAAATCGACTTCCCAAGTAAGCCTGCTGCCGAGCCAGCAACTCCCGAATCGCCCGCAACCCCATCCCCAGAACCCACCGCTAAAGCATCATCCCAAACAGATTTCGATAATGTTATTGTTAACGAAGGTGTCCTTGAGATCATGGCCGATGGTTACGGGTTTTTGAGATCATCAGATTATAACTACCTGACATCCCCGGATGATATCTATGTTTCCCAATCGCAGATAAAATTGTTCGGATTGAAAACAGGTGATAACGTGCGTGGTTGTATCCGTCCGCCGAAAGAAGGCGAGAAATATTTCCCATTGGTACGTGTGGAAGCCATCAATGGTCAGGATCCTGCTGAAGTTCGCGACCGCGTTCCTTTCGACTACCTGACACCATTGTTCCCGGATGAGAAATTGAACCTGGACCTTGGTCCCGGAAATTACTCTACTCGCATCATGGACCTGTTCACACCGATTGGTAAGGGACAGCGTGGTCTGATCGTTGCGCAGCCGAAAACCGGTAAGACCAATCTATTGAAGGAAGTGGCGAACGCCATTGCTAAGAATCACCCAGAGGTTTATTTGATCATCTTATTGATCGATGAACGTCCGGAAGAGGTGACCGATATGGCAAGAAGCGTACGCGCGGAAGTGGTGTCTTCCACCTTCGATGAGCCTGCCGATCGCCATGTGAAAATTGCCAACATCGTTCTGGAAAAAGCAAAACGTATGGTAGAATGTGGCCATGACGTGGTGATCTTATTGGATTCCATCACACGCTTGGCACGTGCCTACAACACGGTAGCTCCAGCGTCCGGTAAGATCCTTTCCGGTGGTGTGGATGCAAATGCATTGCATAAACCGAAACGTTTCTTCGGTGCGGCACGTAATATCGAGAATGGTGGTTCCCTGACGATACTGGCAACAGCATTGACAGAAACCGGTTCTAAAATGGATGAAGTAATCTTCGAAGAATTCAAAGGTACGGGTAACATGGAACTCCAGTTGGATCGCAAGCTTTCCAACAAGCGGATCTTCCCGGCTATCGACCTGACGGCATCCAGCACAAGACGCGACGATCTATTGGTAGATCGCGACGAATTGCAACGCCTATGGGTATTGCGAAACCACTTGGCCGATATGAATTCCCAGGAAGCTATGGAGTTCTTATTGACGCAAATGCGTGGAACCAAATCAAATTCGGAATTTTTAATTAGCATGAATGGCTAA